Proteins found in one Zea mays cultivar B73 chromosome 1, Zm-B73-REFERENCE-NAM-5.0, whole genome shotgun sequence genomic segment:
- the LOC100282786 gene encoding F-box domain containing protein: MASHPEHPAEPRAPPAPTTIGDLSDDLLREILLRLPSLPSLVCASLSCRAFLAAVRSSRTFRRRFRALHPPPLLGFFFDPDGNENPTFMPIRRGSDRGHAAAVRGLDAFLTRVPHEDDVFPGWQIMECRGGCLLLLNWRTKQLAAYNPLTGALDLVPKLPDDICKGHRGKFISGDFFLVVPDDEAPDRRSFRVVSSCHDKYRVRVAVFSSATRKWQILPWSEPVPTQPASGKYWLLSGRQVSGFLCWSHHKNAYKVLLDTATLQFSVIDLPYGLSGQGHLYRTGDTKDGKLCIVAAIDFSLFVWFRTPDAGGIDRWVLRHVLQLEDEVLEATEGSRNELEQLKVFAILDGIVYMTTFETFRDATLPCWYLSFCLETRKLEKLFYVKANGHAHPYFMPWPTALVGNNLSP, encoded by the coding sequence ATGGCCTCCCATCCTGAGCACCCGGCGGAACCGCGAGCACCGCCCGCCCCAACGACCATAGGCGATCTCTCCGACGACCTCCTGCGCGAGATCCTCCTCCGCCTCCCTTCCCTTCCTTCACTCGTCTGCGCCTCCCTCAGCTGCCGCGCCTTCCTGGCCGCCGTCCGCTCCTCCCGCACCTTCCGCCGCCGCTTCCGCGCGCTGCACCCGCCTCCTCTCCTCGGCTTCTTCTTCGACCCCGACGGCAACGAAAATCCCACCTTCATGCCCATTCGCCGCGGCTCCGACCGGGGCCACGCGGCCGCCGTCCGCGGCCTGGACGCCTTCCTGACCCGCGTCCCGCACgaggacgacgtcttccccgggtGGCAGATAATGGAGTGCCgcggcggttgccttctcctcctCAACTGGAGAACCAAGCAGCTCGCCGCCTACAACCCCCTCACGGGGGCCTTGGATCTCGTCCCCAAACTGCCTGACGACATCTGCAAAGGGCACCGCGGCAAGTTCATCTCCGGTGATTTTTTCCTGGTAGTCCCCGACGACGAGGCTCCCGACAGGCGTTCGTTCCGCGTGGTCTCCTCCTGCCACGACAAGTACCGGGTGCGCGTCGCCGTCTTCTCGTCTGCCACCAGGAAGTGGCAGATTCTCCCCTGGTCGGAGCCTGTGCCGACACAGCCGGCGAGCGGTAAGTACTGGCTTCTCTCGGGGAGGCAGGTGAGTGGGTTCCTGTGCTGGTCACACCATAAGAATGCCTACAAGGTGTTGCTGGACACTGCGACCCTGCAATTCTCCGTCATCGATCTGCCGTATGGCTTGAGTGGGCAAGGCCACCTCTACAGGACTGGGGATACCAAGGATGGGAAGCTCTGCATCGTTGCCGCAATCGATTTCTCGCTGTTCGTTTGGTTCCGGACACCAGACGCTGGTGGCATTGACAGGTGGGTGCTCCGACATGTATTGCAGCTGGAGGATGAGGTTCTTGAGGCCACCGAGGGCTCACGGAATGAACTTGAACAGCTTAAAGTGTTTGCAATTCTGGACGGCATCGTGTACATGACGACATTTGAGACGTTTAGAGATGCTACCTTGCCTTGTTGGTACCTATCCTTCTGCCTGGAAACAAGGAAGCTGGAAAAACTCTTCTATGTAAAAGCTAATGGCCATGCTCATCCCTACTTCATGCCATGGCCTACTGCTTTAGTAGGTAACAATTTGAGCCCCTGA